The Capsicum annuum cultivar UCD-10X-F1 chromosome 1, UCD10Xv1.1, whole genome shotgun sequence sequence GACAGTGAACTGTAACCCAACACATTAGACATAGAATATTTGCAAGCTGACTTAGATTTAATAGGACAGACAAAGTCAGATATCCATGCTGGAATTTTAGAACCTCTAGAAGACTTTCTCAATACTGGAACAACATTAGGAGACGTAGAATGCACTGAAATATCTGGAGGATGATGAGAGGGATTAGAAGGTAATGTTGATGATTCACGTGAAGCTATAACAGGTGAAAAAGGCTCAGCTGGTGCATTATCAGAAGATAATGCTTCATGAGTAGACACATGTGTTGGAGTGGGAACATCTGCTAACTCCAAAAATATAGGAATATAATGACCTTACTTCAATTATTGGAAAGGGAAAATGTGTTCCTTAAAAGTGACATCCCTGCTTACAAACATCTTTCCAGTCTTAAAGTCATGTAAGTTGTAAGCCTTTTGAGAGGTAGCATATCGCATGTGCACAATAGCCATCTTGGTGCAAACTTGTCAAAAATATGAGGAATAGTCGTAAAACACAAATAGCTGATCACTCTTAAGTGAGCCAAGCAAGGACTAGAGTGATAAAATACTTCATAGGGAGATTTACCATGTAAAACAACAGATGGTATCTTGTTAATGAGAAAAACTGCTGCAAGCACACATTCACCCCATAAATGCAATGGTATACTGCCTTGGAATCTGATAGCTCTAGCCATTTCCAAGATATGCCTGTACCTCCTTTCAACTACTCCATtctgttgtggagtatgaggaCAACTGGTTTGATGTTCAATACCACTATTTAGCAAATCATTAGTGCACTCTTTACTGAGGAACTCTGCACCATTATCTGTTCTTatcatcttaattttttttccaaattgaaCATTAACTATCTTAACAAAATGCGTAAACATAACCAACAATATATCCATATTATCTTAGAATGATCATCAACAATGGTCAAGAAATATTTGTGGCCATTACAAGTAGAAACTCTCTAGGGGCCCCACAAATCCATATGAATCAACTGAAAAATTGCAGTAGATCTAGTATTACTTAAAGGGAAAGACTGTCTCACTTGTTTAGCTAATGGACATACTGTACAACTATTAAACTTGCACAGAGGAACTTTATTCTTCAGAATAACAATCTTCTTCATCACATTTTCTGGTATATGTCTAAGTCTTTTATGCCAATCTTCAAAATCTACTGTAGATACTTCAGCTAAACAACTATTCATTTTATTGACTACATTCATGTCTTGTGTTCCATCATGATTTTCAACCTTGAGAACATACAAACCTCCTTCTTCTTTACCAATCCCCTTCACTTTCCCATTGCGTAGGTCCTTGAACACATAAAATTTTGGAAAGAAAAGTACTGAGTAATgcaattcttttatcatttttgatacAAACAACAAGTTAAACTTGAATTTAGGTATGTATAGAATTTCTCATATCTTATAACCATTCCCAATATTGCATTTACCTTGATAAGTAACAGAAACACTCTTACCATTAGGGAGATGGACATTACCTTTCCTAGAAGCTGGTAAATCAGTCATATATGTCAACAATTTTGCATTGTTAGTCATATGGTTGGTTGCTCCTGTATTTATAACCCTAGGATCAGTGTTTTTCCCTGCATATTTAAAGGTAACATTATCTACCATATGAACTGCAGGTGCATTTACTACTCCTTTGCTTTTGTTCAGGAGTCCAATAATCTGATCATATTGCTCATTAGTGAAGTACTTCTGCATTCCTGATCCACGACTTCGGCCAGTACTGCTGCTTGCCTTATGATCATTATCCTTGTGATACTGCACACTCTGCATATTTCCTTGCTTATTCTTGTATTGGGTACCCTGCATGTATCCATGATGATCTCCTGCACTTACCTTGCAACCTGCATCTTCACTTACAAAAGAATTATTGTTATTCATCACTGCATTAGCTTGTCTGTATATTGGTTTCTTCTTCCTTTTATAACCTGATGGATAACCAACCAGTTTATAACAGGTTTTTTTTATGTGGCCTTTGTTTCTACAAAATTCGCAAAATAAGTGGCCAAAGCTTCTATACTTTGCAAATCTCTGATGAGTTTCAGCAATATTGTATCTTTGTTGACTGTTACCAAACTTCTCTTGGCTATCTCTAGTATTGTATCTCCTTTGATTTTAGTTCATACTCAACAAAGTTGTTTCTTCATACATTTCACTCACTATATTTCCGTGTGAACTAGAACTAGACTCACAAATGATTCTCTGACTTTCTTCATGAGCCAACATAGCATGAGTCGGACTGACGGAGGGAGTTGGTACCATTAAGAGAATTTGACTTCTAACAATACTATACAACTCATTTAATCCCATCATAAACCGAAAAAGATTTTGTTGCTCCAGATCAACTAAAAACTCTTTTGACTTAGCACAACCACACACACTAGGAATCAAAGACTGATATTCATCCCACAACAAACGTAATCGTGAATGATAATCAGAGATATTAGCAGTACCTTGAGAAATTGTGGCTATTTCTTTGTGTAAATTGTAGATTCTCTATCCATTCACCTTATCGAATCAATCCTTAAGGTCCATCCACACAGCATGAGCATCATCTGCGTACACAATTCCATTCACCAACTCCTTAGATACCGTATTCATGATCCAAGTCAGAATTGTGGCATTGATGCGCTCCCATTCTTCTACCAGATCACCCTTGAAGGAACTCCTCTTGCATGTACCCTCGATGAACCCTAACTTTCGTTTAGCTCGAAGTGCAATTTTCATTGCTCTGCTCCAAACCGAATAATTCTCTAATCCTTTTAGCTGAATCGAGATTATCACATTTCCTGGATTATCAGATGGTTGCAAGTATAGAGGATGGCGATGATTCGTCGATATCCAAATCCACCATTGTTAACCTCAGAAGAAAACTTTAAATCAGCTGAAACAAATCAATAGTCTTTGCAAGACTAATAATGTGTAGCTTCGATCTGCctaacctggctctgataccatgttaaaactGCCATCATTGATGAACTACTGGACAAGGATAGGAGAAATACCTAGGCTGAATAGGGAAGAGAAAAGCTAACTGCTTGCTTTGCTTTGAAATATACAAGAGTATTGAGTACAAAATATCTACACATGACCCTTTATATAACTGTCTCAACCTCTAATTTAACAGTTGTCAATACAACTGTCAATACTTAATTCTAACTAACTCAATTAACAACTACACAGATTTACATGTATGCCACTAATCACCTATATCATCTTTGCTTATTATTTCAACACCATCATCGTAGTTTTGATTATGT is a genomic window containing:
- the LOC124897740 gene encoding uncharacterized protein LOC124897740 codes for the protein MKIALRAKRKLGFIEGTCKRSSFKGDLVEEWERINATILTWIMNTVSKELVNGIVYADDAHASLIPSVCGCAKSKEFLVDLEQQNLFRFMMGLNELYSIVRSQILLMVPTPSVSPTHAMLAHEESQRIICESSSSSHGNIVSEMYEETTLLSYKRKKKPIYRQANAVMNNNNSFVSEDAGCKVSAGDHHGYMQGTQYKNKQGNMQSVQYHKDNDHKASSSTGRSRGSGMQKYFTNEQYDQIIGLLNKSKGVVNAPAVHMVDNVTFKYAGKNTDPRVINTGATNHMTNNAKLLTYMTDLPASRKGNVHLPNGKSVSVTYQVLFFPKFYVFKDLRNGKVKGIGKEEGGLYVLKVENHDGTQDMNVVNKMNSCLAEVSTVDFEDWHKRLRHIPENVMKKIVILKNKVPLCKFNSCTMIRTDNGAEFLSKECTNDLLNSGIEHQTSCPHTPQQNGVVERRYRHILEMARAIRFQGSIPLHLWGECVLAAVFLINKIPSVVLHDVPTPTHVSTHEALSSDNAPAEPFSPVIASRESSTLPSNPSHHPPDISVHSTSPNVVPVLRKSSRGSKIPAWISDFVCPIKSKSACKYSMSNVLGYSSLSAYSQAYAVTLSTDIKPSFYAEAITDPRSNISLLKKWRFKARLVAKGYSQQEDLDYQETFSPVVKMVTVQAVIALTAKKNWPLYQMDVYNAFLQGDIEEEVYMQLPPGFDSILCIC